From a single Oncorhynchus nerka isolate Pitt River linkage group LG11, Oner_Uvic_2.0, whole genome shotgun sequence genomic region:
- the LOC135573887 gene encoding SLAM family member 5-like, with translation MEPKIDPMRDTFVLCASQQTVQSETQQVKGIVGQSFSFQERVIKTGNLLYEDLDSIPNVYPGKEGKITLEKRFENRLRLNNVTKYFTLSDLQIDDAGVYTVENTDEEKKTTIFELTVYNVVSKPQVTECDSSSCSVVCSVDNEKEVTLTLYRGEEILNQTSSPDLTTDLSLHLEVEGKNYNSTYSCVAHNPVSNETVLVPKCCSEHGHPNDADMNERTLGVLIIAVFCVLVVSGLFGFAIYLRKSRNEHSQGRFI, from the exons ATGGAACCCAAAATCGACCCCATGCGGGACACCTTTG tTCTCTGTGCTTCCCAGCAAACAGTCCAGTCTGAGACTCAGCAGGTGAAAGGCATCGTGGGACAGTCTTTCTCTTTTCAAGAGAGGGTGATCAAGACTGGCAATTTACTTTATGAAGACCTTGACAGTATTCCAAATGTGTACCCTGGTAAAGAAGGCAAAATCACCCTTGAGAAGAGATTTGAAAACCGCCTCCGTTTGAACAATGTTACAAAATACTTCACTCTGTCAGACCTTCAGATAGACGATGCTGGGGTTTATACTGTTGAGAATACAGACGAAGAGAAAAAAACAACCATATTTGAGCTCACTGTATACA ATGTTGTTTCCAAACCTCAGGTGACAGAGTGTGACAGCAGctcctgtagtgtagtgtgttctgtggACAATGAAAAAGAGGTGACCTTGACCTTGTACAGGGGAGAGGAAATACTAAACCAGACCAGCAGTCCTGATCTCACCACCGATCTTTCTCTCCATTTGGAGGTAGAGGGAAAGAACTACAACTCCACCTACAGCTGTGTGGCTCACAACCCTGTCAGCAATGAGACAGTTCTTGTCCCAAAATGTTGCAGTGAACATGGTCATCCTAATGATGCAG ACATGAATGAGAGGACTCTGGGTGTGCTTATTATTGCTGTATTCTGCGTTCTGGTTGTCTCAGGGCTGTTTGGATTTGCAATCTATCTAAGGAAGAGTAGAAATGAACACTCGCAAGGCAG ATTCATCTGA